The Oncorhynchus masou masou isolate Uvic2021 chromosome 6, UVic_Omas_1.1, whole genome shotgun sequence genome has a window encoding:
- the LOC135542589 gene encoding protein sprouty homolog 2-like, which produces METSTQNGSGGGGSAGLLRALRDSGRLHRPHHAQEGQPDPGVNPGQQAPVLSLDQIRITGSSNEYTEGPTVGPIVVPRPPGSLPTQQKNDLGLETNEQLEPQDPRPNQRNLLPQLQQHPQPTHSTVPLMDAPSLSSSTEGSRNSPRTSTGSTSSVQRLLNSPEISEQIIRTQPISVELKQEELKPLASMSGGAVVVTVPGCGAHAVREGLLVKHAYRCEDCGRCKCQECMCPRALPSCWMCGRRCVCSAQNAVDYGTCVCCVKGLFYHCSSDDEDTCADKPFSCSQSHCCVRWSAMGLLSLFLPCLLCYLPTKGCLAACQSCYDRVKRPGCRCKNTNVVHCKSVDCKPT; this is translated from the coding sequence ATGGAGACCAGTACTCAAAATGGCAGTGGTGGCGGAGGGTCGGCCGGCTTGCTGCGTGCTCTGCGTGACAGCGGGAGGCTACACCGGCCTCACCATGCCCAGGAAGGGCAGCCCGATCCTGGGGTAAACCCCGGCCAGCAGGCCCCTGTGCTCTCGCTGGACCAGATCAGGATCACCGGGAGCAGTAATGAGTACACAGAGGGACCAACGGTGGGACCCATTGTGGTCCCTAGGCCCCCTGGCTCGTTGCCCACCCAGCAGAAGAACGACCTAGGCCTGGAGACCAACGAGCAACTGGAGCCCCAGGACCCCAGGCCCAACCAGAGGAACTTACTCCCCCAACTTCAACAACATCCCCAGCCCACACACTCCACAGTCCCCCTTATGGATGCCCCATCTCTTTCTTCTAGCACAGAGGGCTCCAGAAACAGCCCGAGGACCAGTACAGGCAGCACGTCTTCCGTGCAGAGGCTCCTGAATAGCCCGGAGATTAGCGAACAGATAATCAGGACCCAGCCCATAAGTGTGGAGCTTAAACAGGAGGAATTGAAGCCCCTGGCGAGTATGTCTGGAGGGGCGGTGGTGGTCACGGTGCCCGGTTGCGGTGCCCACGCCGTTAGGGAGGGGCTGCTGGTTAAACACGCCTACCGCTGTGAGGACTGTGGCCGGTGCAAGTGCCAGGAGTGCATGTGCCCGCGTGCCCTGCCCTCCTGCTGGATGTGCGGCCGGCGGTGTGTGTGCTCGGCGCAGAACGCGGTGGACTACGGGACTTGCGTGTGCTGTGTCAAGGGCCTGTTCTATCACTGCTCCAGTGACGACGAGGATACATGCGCCGACAAGCCCTTCTCCTGCAGCCAGTCGCACTGCTGCGTGCGCTGGTCGGCCATGGGCCTCCTTTCCCTGTTCCTACCCTGTCTCCTGTGCTACCTCCCAACTAAAGGGTGTCTCGCCGCGTGCCAGAGCTGCTACGACCGCGTCAAGCGACCGGGGTGCCGGTGTAAGAACACTAACGTTGTCCACTGTAAGAGCGTTGACTGTAAGCCAACGTAA